The following is a genomic window from Gemmatimonadaceae bacterium.
ACGAACCCGTCATTTCTGCTGCTCATACGAGGATCCCCTCTTCACGAAGGACGCGGACGAGGATGGACACGCCCTCGTCGAGTTGGTCGAAGGTGTGCGACGCCGAGATCGACACGCGGAAGCGCGACCGATGCTTGGCGACGGCAGGATAGATCACCGGCTGCAGATACAGTCCGGCGCGGAACAGCTGGTGGCACAGCTCGAAGACGCGGCGATCGTTACGCACCATGATCGGAATGATCTGCGACGTCGAATCGCCAACATCCACGCCCTCATCTTCGAGCGCTTTCCGGATGTGCTGCACGTTCTGCCACAACTTCGTGCGGAGCTCCGGTTCTGCCTGCGCTATCTCGAGCGAGCGCAGGACGCCGGCCGTGACCACCGGCGAAAGCGCGCACGAGAACACGCGCGAGCGCGCGAAGCCCTTGAGATAATTGTACAGATTTTTCGAACCGGCGACATATCCGCCCTGTCCGCCGAGTGCCTTCGAGAACGTGCCGATGTGAATGTCGACTTCATCCTCGAGGCCGAACTTTTCGGCCACACCGCGGCCGTTTTCGCCGTAGAGGAACGCGGAGTGCGCTTCGTCGAGCATGATGCGCGCGCCGTACTTCTTTGCGACTTCGACGAGCTCTGGCAGCGGGCACACATCGCCGTCCATCGAATACACGCCTTCGATCGCGACGAGCTTTTTGCCCGTGGTCGAGCGCAGCCTTTTCTCGAGGTGCGCCGGACTGTTGTGGCGGAAGAACTGGACGTTCGCCTTGGACAGAATGGCGCCGTCGACGATGCTCGCGTGGGCATTCTGGTCGGCGATGACCCAGTCACCGGGTCGCATGAGACCCGAGATCATGCCCACATTGGTGCTGTATCCGGTGGGGAACACCATTGCTGCTTCCTTGCGTTTGAAGCGAGCGATGGCTTCCTCGAGTTGCACGTGCACATCCATCGTGCCGCTCAAGATCGGCGATCCGGCGGCGCCCAACCCATATTGATCGAGTGCTGCTTTCGCAGCCGCGATCACCTCGGGACGATACGAGAGTCCGAGGTAGTTGTACGACGACAGATTCAGGAGCTTGACGTGCCGGTGGTGCAATCCTTCAGTGAGGTGCACCCAACCTTGCGGCGGCGTTGACATCGCCTGTGCGAACAGATAGTAACCCTGCTGCACCGCGCGGGTGTACCACTCGTTGT
Proteins encoded in this region:
- a CDS encoding aminotransferase class I/II-fold pyridoxal phosphate-dependent enzyme, which translates into the protein MATRVEAQTSMSVSDYDYSSFFYSSSDDPFAILEPYNEWYTRAVQQGYYLFAQAMSTPPQGWVHLTEGLHHRHVKLLNLSSYNYLGLSYRPEVIAAAKAALDQYGLGAAGSPILSGTMDVHVQLEEAIARFKRKEAAMVFPTGYSTNVGMISGLMRPGDWVIADQNAHASIVDGAILSKANVQFFRHNSPAHLEKRLRSTTGKKLVAIEGVYSMDGDVCPLPELVEVAKKYGARIMLDEAHSAFLYGENGRGVAEKFGLEDEVDIHIGTFSKALGGQGGYVAGSKNLYNYLKGFARSRVFSCALSPVVTAGVLRSLEIAQAEPELRTKLWQNVQHIRKALEDEGVDVGDSTSQIIPIMVRNDRRVFELCHQLFRAGLYLQPVIYPAVAKHRSRFRVSISASHTFDQLDEGVSILVRVLREEGILV